The sequence CTCACAAgtgcacacgcacactacaTCGTCACAAGGTTTTAGCGGGTCCGCACATCCTTAGGGATGCACTTCCGTCTCCTTCAAGTCGGAGGTCAACCACTGTTGTGTGACCTGGAAGAGACATACAACATCCTTGTGGCTACAGTTGCTAGTCACAAGAGCACGGCCATACCAATTCCTCTGAAAGGGTTTGGCCTGCGAACTCAAACATGTTACTTAGTGATATCATACTCGCCGTGTTGTGGTCCTGATGAATAAATAATCAGAGTAACGACAGCGCTCGGATATTAACAgctctccaccctccttcccCAGCCTTTTGGGAGTGATAATTTCACCCTGTGTagtctgcccacacacacacacacacacccacaaacacactcactcagtccATCATAGCTATCATACCTGTGTGATAGATGTATGTCTGAGTAACTCCAGAGGAGAAACATTAAGTCTGTAAATAGTATGACTAATTGagattttcttatttttatCTGACCTCTGCTCCATGGAGGCCGGGCAGGGGCCGGGGTTAGGGACTGCCTCGGGCACGCATCCATCTCCTcccagagacggagggagggagcagaagaAAGGCGCTATTGACACTATCTCACCTTCCCTCCACactttctcactcacacactgctcCAACACTCAGACTACtcttgcccctccctcccctccctccccccccctccctccctcccctatcaCGAGCAACATGCAGTATCCAACTTTATAACAATCTATGGAAGTCATTCTAGATCAACAGCTAAACAGGTGGATGGGGAAATATACGATGACATCATTAAATCCCAGGTGTTTGAGCAGATTGATGCAGGCTGTGGttcagggggtagagagggtcaaACACGAATCGCCAGGTTGGTGGTTCGATCCCTGACTCTTCCGGGCCATGTGTGGAAAGGCAAGACTCCTGATGCTCACTGAGCATGCTCGGAGCACTGAACATGGCCGCTCTGCCACGTCGCAGAGGCAAAACATTCCaagcgctttgagtgccgctGAGGTAGAAAAGCGCAATATAAATGCAGTTGGTTTACCATAAGGAGATCGAGTGACCCATGACTTCTTCGTGAGAGGGCTGATGTTGTATAAATACATGGAACCTTGCCACTCAGGTTTCCAGTGTACAGGACCAAGTATTTTTACCCCTACATACATGAAAACAGCAGTCGCTTTACAAGACATCTATCTGGGAAACCTGGACTCACAGGAAGAGGAGTCACCGGTGAATCAGGACAACCGGAGGGTCGCAAAGATGATAGTGAACTgaccagcagagagggaggaagaagagggaggatgaagagggaggatgaagaggcgCCCGTAGGTGGGACGGTCAGTGGAGCGTTCCTCTGAGAACACGAGGAGAGGTTGTGCCGCTGTTGGCCACCAATACAAGGCCGGCTCACATGGGCAACAATACCACAGACTTCCAAGAAGTCATTAAAGACCGTTATCGTCTTATCAGACAGCAATCCCACCAGGCACACGACAACACGGAGTATGGGGAGGTAGGACACAGAGAGGTAGGTAGATGACAACAGGAGGGATATATGTTCATATGAGACACGTTCATGAGAGatgaacagacaaacacaattgTGGAAAGACGGAGAGGGAATGAACAACGACAGACACGAATGGACAGACGAGATGTGAAAGATGGAAACGAAAGGGGTTCAGAAGAACGAGAGACGCGAAAAAGAGATGTGTGTTTGGAAGGAGCTACAGCAACAGGTAATTGGACACAGTGATATATAGAGACCTACCAGGGTCTGCTGGTATCAGCCTTatatacagacagacaagcaggcaggcaggcaggcagacggaGTGATATATAGAGACCTACCAGGGTCTGCTGGTATCTCAGAGCCTTCCTTTGCGACGCATCTGCAGCCATTGACTCGCTGTCACTGACCCAAAAATAACACCGTTGGACGCTTCTGCATTTCAACCCAGGCGAGCAACACCGcgctacacactctcacacacacatctgctctttcaaagcacacacaccaaagcaaaaacacacacacacaaaaaaaatacttCTAAAGAAAAGCAGTTTAAGGCACGGAGATAGAAGCGTCTTTAGAAATGATCTACTCCAGATGATCCAAAAGCTGACCCATTGAGATCCAGTCGGACAGACAGACGGTTCTGGACGGCCGGCCGGACGGACACTCCAGTACAGCGATATGATGAGGCCGAGACGGTCTCTGCTCTTTCCTTTATTAGAACTGCAGACACCTCATAACAcacggacccccccccccccccgccccaatcACACACTTGCCGGGGCTCACGctaatgacacaaacacacacacacacagaccctgtTGCCCTTAGCAGCACCCGGAAGATGTAGCGGGCCGATTCACTCGTGTTTTGGGATGGGGTGTTCTTGTTTAGACAGGGGTGAATGTGCGACGGGGGGCAggtgccaccccccccccccccccccccgcagggtAGCCCCTGCAACGTGAGGAGGGAGGTGCACATGACACCAGCCTGACAAGTCTCACCTCATCGGCCAATGACGCAACTTTGTCCCCACCAAAACCCTCTCACATGCCCCCAGGCATCAGTCCTGTCCAAACATCTCACCCTTCACGGGGTAAAGAGGCTCCCGACATGCCCAGGCTCTCGTGGAAGcccctcggggggggggggggggagggggtgagctcGTCAGTCCTATCCAGCCTCTCTCCGATCTGCAGGTGCGGACGCCGAGGCTGTGGCCTCCTCTCACGGCCTCTCCAGGGACCACGAGAGGAGGCCGGGTGAGtctaaagagggggggggggggggggtcctcgcgcccactcctcctcactcctcacgATTCCCATGACCTCCTCATAAAACACTCAAAGCTCCACATTAGAGCGCTTCACACTGTTGATGTGCCCCCTGGCTCCACAGGATGTTCCTGCCGTACGAAGGATCTTAGCGTGGACTAGCAGGAGCCCGTTCCCCTGGTGTCCCTCTGATAAGACAGACGGCAACACGCTGACCAGCCCACGGCCAGCCGGGGACGATCCCTTTAACCCTGCCCTGCTTTGTGGTTCACACACCACCGCATAACAGCCTAATCTCTTGTGGCAGACCAGCGAGAAATGTGTCACTCCAAGCgatggggagagtgtgtgtgtgtgtagagagagtgtgtgtgtgtagagagagtgagtgtgtgtgtgtagagagagtgtgtgtgtgtgggtgtagagagagtgtgtgtgtgtagagagagtgtgtgtgtgtgtagagagagtgtgtgtgtgtagaatgatTATGGACAGCTGGCTTGGGCTTGATGTAACACACAGAGAACGTTATCAGTTGGTGGGCTGTCTGCGAGGGCTGCATGTGGTCCTGTCGTGGCTTGGATAGCCCTGAGGCTAGCGGAATCCCAGATATACTATACCAGCACACTAGGAGAGCTGGGGAGGACAGGgcgtacacagacacaaacacacacacagcaacaaggACCAAGATGTAGTCAAGTATATCATGTGTAGTGTACATGGGTAATACtttcacatacagacacattgTCTTTACCTCTCAATAAAAATGATACAATGCATTcaatttcagtaaaaaaaagaaaaacatttattgtGTTGGACATTTTGGCAGTCATTGTTATTGACAACACGTTAGgtccctccccacctcacagCTTGGCAGTGAAGACAACCCCCTCGGCAGAGCTGATCTCTGATCAGTTGTGCATTGTTCCTTTTAACGATGAGGGCTGAAGTCTGAGGAAGGAAGGCTGACCCCAGACATGTGCATAAGGGAAACGTCTATTGAGATTCGAGAACAACAACCACGCCTTTCTCTTGCTGTGATTGGATGGATGACACGTCAATCAATACTGCTCCAATAGTATCCACTCTTGTCTACAACACTGTTGTACGAACACATGCTTGTCTGAAAGCTTCAGAGAAACGTCAATATTGCTTGTACACTTGCGAGGTGATACTTCTGCACACCAACCACGGTTCACTGTACATCAACATCTCGGGTTTCTCAAACTCCTCGTTTGTCAATGACACAGGTCCCGACTGTAACTTGCATAGAAAAGCTGTTTTTTTATACTATAGGAAGACATGGAACAAAATAGCTTTGGACATCAATATATGTACTGTATTACATACTGCCATGTGGCCGGCAAAGCCATGTAAATGTAGCCAGGTGAAGCCCCTCCTGTCCCGCAGTCTGAAGGCTCTCTGCCaatgagggatgagggaggggtcaACACAGGGGGAGTAAGATTAGGTGTCGAGTTGGTTTAAAGGTCATAGTTCATAGGTTGGTGACCCCTGCACTCGCGCCACATGCACCAGGCGGCACCccccgggaggaggaggaggagggggggggggttgtccccAACACCGGAGGAAACCGGTTCTGACCGTAAAGGACAGAAGAGTTCTAACGCCAAAACACGTTCTGATAAAGTGGCCCCTTCAGCCTTGGAACAAGTGGTTCTCTCCCATTGGACCGCTAAACTATCCTGTCGCAACTGACAGCCGAGACAGCCTATCTTGTGGCGGCGGTCGTACGAGGGTTATCTAGGACGAGGTGCTCAAGTCTGTTTTTCTCTACAGCTGCATTAACAAATCATGCTAcacactgcccccacactgccccctggctGTGAATTGCAGGTAAGACAAGGGAATGCGGCAGTGTTCTTTCTAAGCATTTGACAATaaaacattctttttttttaaatatacaaAAACAGAGAATGGCCTTTAGAATTCATGTAAAATAGGCATTCCAAAAGGTAAGATAACAAAAAATAAAGTACAATTAAAAAAGATAAAAATAGATGCATGTATAAACCTTTCAAACGCAAATACATTTGGTAAGAAATAAAAGGTGACACTCTCAAATATAGCTTCCGGTGATTAAAAAGAACATTTCACAGAATTATAATTCCATAACTGGCATTAATACACATGTGAGTACGATTGCTGAAAGGAACTGAGGCTGTATATGTTGCATGCTGATTACCACCATGTCCATGACCAAGAACATGTGGAACAACAAAATATTGTTCTTTTTTCCAAGAGCTGGTGTTTTGGGGTTTGTGTCGGGacaggtggagtgtgtgtgcgtgtctccgtCTGACAATTTGCACAGCAAATATGAATGAATAAACCCTCTATGTGggaatatttgtgtgtctgagAAGGGTTGGAATGTGCAAGTGTGTTTGGCAGTAGTacaagtggagtgtgtgtgtgtgtgtgtgtgtgagtgtcagtaATGTGGGTGGTACTTAGGGAACAGGTAGAGGTCTTTGCAGAGGGAACTGGTAAACTCAGACATCTCTTTGCAGCGATGGTGGGGCGTTCCGGGGGCgtagccctctctctctttgatgcGCCCGTTCACCTGAAGCACATGACCAGAACGCAGGGaggaacacagtcacacacacattacaatcCACACTGGAAGAGTAGTGACATGTCAATGTCCAAGTGCTTCAACCACCGGGTCCATCCTGCCTTCCGTAGAGGTCAGtgaccacagtgtgtgtgtgtgtgtgtgtgtgtgtgtgtacctgcaccatgatgtcagacaggtgtgtgtctctggaccGGAGTCGAAGAGCTGTGTTGAGTTCCTGGATGAACCAAGAGCCTCTCTTGGTGTTCCTCATAGCAGCTGTGCCTGTAGGGTGGAAACAGAGACATTTCAgtactcactctcacacactctcacacactctctcgcacactcacacacactccccccccccccccactctctctctctctgtctccctccccccccccacactctctctctctctcacctttgaGGGAGGCGTAGCCGCAGATCATGTCGGAGCGCTGGGGCAGTTTGaccctcagcctccccctctcctccctccgcctgccgtctccatccccctctccctccctccccgcgtCCCTCTGTTCACAGCCAGGGGACGAGGTCCGACCCGGCCCGTCCAACTGCTCCACGCCACAGTCCATCTCCTctgacgagagagagacacagagagagagagagagagagagagagagagagggggaagaggacacCAGGGAAAAGAGATCATTACtaaaaaaggagaggaagagaggggactgaggaagagagaggctgaggagtacaggagaagagagagcgagagagagcgagagagatagagagagagctgaacTAAAGGcaaacagggaaagagagatggaagaggaaCATGGCAGAAGACGCTCACCTCCTCTACATGCCTGGATGAAGAACATCTTGGGCTTGTTCTGCAGCAGAGGGCAGTGGGAGTTATCAAAGGCCTCAAACACCCAGTCcagctgagacagagagagagagagagagagagagagagagagacagagagggagagagagacagagagacagagagggagagagagggagagggagacagagagagaaagagagagagagagacagagagagagagagagacagagagggagagagagacagagagggagagagagagggagacagagagagagagagagagagagagagagagagagagagagagagagagagggagagagagagagggagagagacagagacagagagatatttGAATGGCGGTCATTCCATTCTTAACTGAACGTGGTGATTTTCTTATCTGACaacttcaaaacacacacacacacagacacactctctaacacactctctaacacacacacacacacactctctctctcaccggcAGCAGCTCTCCGTCAGTGCCGTACACCGCTCCCTCCACACCGTgggacagcagacacagcacacTGCTGTCCATGGTCCCATGGCCCTGCTGCCGGCCAAACGCCTCGATGCACATCTTCATGTCCtacagacagagggaaagacacacagagggagaaagagagagacatagggagagagagacatggagggggggggggggaagacatggagggggggagggagagacatggggagagagagacatggaggggggggggagggagggagggagaaaaatcaGTGACAGATTCACAGCTTTGTGTCACTTCCTATGGGTCCTAATACCATAATCCAAGTAAGGTGaacatgctggtgtgtgtgtgggtgtgtgtgtgtgtgcaccttacCCGAGCGGTCAGGTCTCTCTGGACAGTGACCTGGTACTCCAGCTCAGTGAACACCTTCCGGAGCACCTCCTCGTCCACCTCGCCCCCCTTCCGGGTCTCCAGATCCGGGGCGGTGGCCTCGAACACCGTGTTACTGATGACCAGGGCCAGGCCCCGCCTGGACGACACCATGGGGTAGGACTGGACACGGGACggcagggcggaggaggaggacagggaggagacggTGAGAGATGcaaagggtggggggaggaagagagatagagagagagggggggggggggaagagagatagagagggggggggagaaacagtGGTTACCATGACTGGCATCTGCTCACACTTTCACTAGTTTGCGTCGTCTTTTGTCGTGGCGTTCTTCAGTCCCCTGCAGCGCAGCCCCAACGGTGAATCAGTTCTAACGAGACCATGGtttacagcacacacagcatgtggggagggggggaacacacaaacacactgcctgtcacgcacacacactgcctgtcacgcacacacactgcctgtcacgcacacacactgcctgtcacgcacacacactgcctgtcacacacacacactgcctgtcacacacacacactgcctgtcacgcacacacacacacactgcctgtcacgcacacacacacacactgcctgtcacgcacacacacacacactgcctgtcacgcacacacactgcctgtcacacacacacactgcctgtcacacacacacactgcctgtcacgcacacacactgcctgtcacacacacacactgcctgtcacacacactgcctgtcacacacacacactgcctgtcacgcacacacactgcctgtcacacacacacactgcctgtcacgcacacacacacacactgcctgtcacgtacacacactgcctgtcacacaaacacactgcctgtcacacaaacacactgcctgtcacacacactgcctgtcacacacacacactgcctgtcacacacacactgcctgtcacgcacacacacacacacactgcctgtcacgcacacacagaggagcagtAGGGGAAGGCACGCTCCACCCTCGGGAGAAAGGTGGATGTATCTTTGTGGGGACGCTGTGTAATCAGCTTCTACAAACAAACCAATCACCTACTGCTGGGCCAGAGTCGAGCTGCACCATCTGGTGCTGCCCAGGCAGTCGAAACAAGCCTAGCAGAAGGGGGTGTGACTCAGTGTGATGTTCGGACTGTGTGTCATGTGGCGTGGAGATCACTGTCTCTGACATCAGGTAACACAGGCAGATGGTCGCGGGTAAAAATAGGCTTTGTACCTGCTGGTAGTGAGAGAGGTAGAAGTCTGGGGTGCAGGGGAGAACCGGGGTGATGATAGGGCTGTCTGCATCCAGACACATCTCCACAGACTCTGGGAACACAGAATGAGAGGCTGTTACACACAGTGAGAGGCTGTTACACACAGTGAGAGGCTGTTACACACAGTGAGAGGCTGTTACACACAGTGAGGGGCTGTTACACACAGTGAGGGGCTGTTACACACAGTGAGAGGCTGTTACATACAGTGAGAGGCTGTTACATACAGTGAGAGGCTGTTACATACAGTAAGAGGCTGTTACACACAGTGAGAGGCTGTTACACACAGTGAGAGGCTGTTACACACAGTGAGGGGCTGTTACACACAGTGAGAGGCTGTTACACACAGTGAGAGGCTGTTACACACAGTGAGGGGCTGTTACACACAGTGAGAGGCTGTTACACACAGTGAGGGGCTGTTACACACAGTGAGAGGCTGTTACACACAGTGAGAGGCTGTTACACACAGTGAGAGGCTGTTACACACAGTGAGGGGCTGTTACACACAGTGAGAGGCTGTTACACACAGTGAGAGGCTGTTACACATAGTGAGAGGCTGTTACACCTATGTTCCACAATACATGAAGTTCATAACTCTTATGCCCTGTGAGAACGTCTGAAAACATTCCAGAACAGGTAGAAGCCCTGGGCCTCGTTCAAGATCCCTACATATCTTAGCAACGTTTTAGCCTTTGATGCAATATCCATTGTTTATTGTTAACAGGTCGTGTGATAACATTTGTGAATGAGTCACCAGGGTGTGTCTGAAGGTGGCTAACTGTGCACCAAAGCAGCTGCTAGCTCACTTCCCATGCTGATAAGGTTAGATAAACACAACAGTTTCACACAAACTGCTTTACTTAACTCCGATAACATTAACTTAACACAAACTCCAATACTTCTTCAAGATGTCTTAAAGTGCATTCACAAAACAACACATAGAACGCGTGAATCCAATCCCATTTCTCTCCTCCCATTGGACGACCGCAGACACTCCCTCGTCTTAACTGCTTCCCACATTGTCATGGAAACGGACAAATATTATGAACCAAACTTGTGTGATGGTGAATGTAGCCCAGATTGCAGCTCTACATACCGTGTGTCCTTGCTCTCTTGGCTGCGAACACTCCTTCCTGAGTGGAAAGTGGGAAGGGAGAATCCAGCAACCTCTGATGGGGAAAAACATTGAAGAAAAGACTTTATTACTGAACCCTATCTGAGGAAACTCAATTTGGCCCAAATGCAAGGTGAACCGTAAACAATGCATGACTTGTAGCATAATAACAGACGATTAAGGTTTTGGATGTACTCAAGAACCACTTTCTGGATGTGTCCATGAGGTGTGAACAGAACATCAACAAAAAGCATAACTAGACAGTCTGCAtctggtctgtgtgtctgtgtacctgtAAAGCCTGATCTAAAGCCGGGTGGGGCATGtgactcacctccctctcctctcttctctctctctttctcccctgtccctttctgcccctctcctcactgtccgtgatagtctctctctccttactgtCCTtgatagtctctctctcctcactgtccgtgatagtctctctctcctcactgtccgtgatagtctctctctcctcactgtccgtgatagtctctctctcctcactgtccgtgatagtctctctctcctctctgtccgtgatagtctctctctcctctctgtctgcgagtgtctctctctcctcactgtctgcgagtgtctctctctctggacactCAGGTCTGTCGCAGTGAAAGGCTTGGGCTGGGGTTGTTCCTACACTGCCCACCTCAcagtcctcctctctgtttcgcTCTAGCGCCTGTGAGCTCTGTACCTGCACAGCACACGCAGTcaggggtgagagtgtgtgtgtgtgtgtccccgctCCCCGTCTGTGGACAGTATctggaagcagcagcagcaggctctGGTGAGGagctcacctctctcccacTGTCCACATCTCTCTTAgtgtctctcagcctctctgggGTCCGTGTGACCAGGCAACACTGGCTCTCTTGCTGTGTCTCGCTGCTTGtcactgtctctatctctgtctctgcctgggGCCCCTGGAAGAGCCAAGTGCAGCCTGAGGAAGGCACTGGAAGGGCTGGTTTAGGATAGCATGACTGTGTGGTGTGATCAGTGGGGCCAGTGGGGTCAGTGGGGCCTTACCTTCGTGTCAGCCTCCCTGCTGTCACTCTCTGAGTACTCGGTGAGAAGGGCGGACAAGTGATGCTGTTCCGTGTCCTTCAGGGCAGAGCAGAAGCTACTGAAGGCACGCGGTCCTCGTTTGGGCAGGAGAGAAAGCAGACGATAGCTTCGCTTCTGAGATGTTTTCTCCACCTATCATAGGTGAAAGGCCGTTAAGAAACAATGCGACGCCATGAAGAGAATTCTTGTAATACAGAACAATCGTGTTATTTGACTGGATCAAGAAAACATGGTTTGGAAACATACCAAAATGCTCTCTGCCATGCTGTCAGTGAGGATCTCGTCTGCTGTAAGTGACTGAACGAGCAACTCGTCCACCACCATCTCTTTACTGAGAATAACGGAGCGCTTCCGAAGCGCCTTCTTATCCCGTTCCTGCATGCCTCCCAACATTGTCCTCTGTGACAAAGTACGTAATAAAAAATGTGTGGAAATCATTCCCtgattgtttaatgcattaaaTTGATAGACAACCGCTTATCGCCGTCAATCGGTCTTCTTACCTTGAATTAGTCTGACTTCACAACAGAATGGATGTTGAACGAGGTTTTGAAGTTGAAAAGTTATCCTTAAATGCTAACTGCTTTAGCGCTAATAGCTTTTTTTTGTCGTCACGGCGCAGGTAGTTGTTGCCTGTTTAGCAGTCAATGTCAAGTTCTAGAGTAGCGTTAGTGTAAAGCAGTTCAAACATGTCGAGATGACAGGATAGCTACAGCTATGATATAACTAGCTGATCGCCAGATATTCGTCTAAAACAGTTAACTACATTGAATCGCGCTAAATTACACAACCTAATGTGTATTAGAAGTTTTACTGAAAGCAACCAGCCTACGGTAACAAACGTAGTAGTTTTGGGGTCAGTACTAGCTGGCTAATTAGCGATCTTAAGCTAGCTACGTTGATGCTAACGTCTGACCG comes from Hypomesus transpacificus isolate Combined female chromosome 2, fHypTra1, whole genome shotgun sequence and encodes:
- the casp2 gene encoding caspase-2 isoform X1 → MLGGMQERDKKALRKRSVILSKEMVVDELLVQSLTADEILTDSMAESILVEKTSQKRSYRLLSLLPKRGPRAFSSFCSALKDTEQHHLSALLTEYSESDSREADTKGPQAETEIETVTSSETQQESQCCLVTRTPERLRDTKRDVDSGRERLLDSPFPLSTQEGVFAAKRARTHESVEMCLDADSPIITPVLPCTPDFYLSHYQQSYPMVSSRRGLALVISNTVFEATAPDLETRKGGEVDEEVLRKVFTELEYQVTVQRDLTARDMKMCIEAFGRQQGHGTMDSSVLCLLSHGVEGAVYGTDGELLPLDWVFEAFDNSHCPLLQNKPKMFFIQACRGEEMDCGVEQLDGPGRTSSPGCEQRDAGREGEGDGDGRRREERGRLRVKLPQRSDMICGYASLKGTAAMRNTKRGSWFIQELNTALRLRSRDTHLSDIMVQVNGRIKEREGYAPGTPHHRCKEMSEFTSSLCKDLYLFPKYHPHY
- the casp2 gene encoding caspase-2 isoform X2, yielding MLGGMQERDKKALRKRSVILSKEMVVDELLVQSLTADEILTDSMAESILVEKTSQKRSYRLLSLLPKRGPRAFSSFCSALKDTEQHHLSALLTEYSESDSREADTKRLLDSPFPLSTQEGVFAAKRARTHESVEMCLDADSPIITPVLPCTPDFYLSHYQQSYPMVSSRRGLALVISNTVFEATAPDLETRKGGEVDEEVLRKVFTELEYQVTVQRDLTARDMKMCIEAFGRQQGHGTMDSSVLCLLSHGVEGAVYGTDGELLPLDWVFEAFDNSHCPLLQNKPKMFFIQACRGEEMDCGVEQLDGPGRTSSPGCEQRDAGREGEGDGDGRRREERGRLRVKLPQRSDMICGYASLKGTAAMRNTKRGSWFIQELNTALRLRSRDTHLSDIMVQVNGRIKEREGYAPGTPHHRCKEMSEFTSSLCKDLYLFPKYHPHY